The nucleotide sequence AGCGGCGACGGCAGAAAGCGGCGCCGGCTCTCCCGGCGAGCGATGGCCTCCTCTAGATCGCAGGGAGGAATGGCCCAGCTTTCCCGGTCGGGCAGAGGGATGAGCGTCGCCCCTTCCGGCGCCGGCTTCTGTGCCGGTGGCGGGGCGATCCCCCGGGATTGGGCTGTACGCCGCCAGTCCACTTCCAGGCGAATCCGGTCGGTGAGAAAGTGACGCCCCGCACTTTGGCTGATGGAAGGTTTGCTCATGATGGAATCTCGAATGATGAAGGGTTGAGGTTGCGCTTGAGTGCTTGGCCGGCCCCTATTCGTAGTGGGTCCACATCCGCAGTACCTTCACCGTACGAATATCAGCGAGAACCTGGTAGACCAGTCGATGCTGGATATTGATGCGTCTCGAATAAGCGCCCGCCAAGTCGCCGACGAGCTTTTCGTAAGGCGGCGGATTTTGCAAGGGATTCTCCGCGAGGAGATCAAGCAGTTGCTTCGCTTTCGATTTCAACCCCGAAGCGGAAAGCTTCTTGGCATCCTTCTGGGCCTGCTTGGTGTAGACCAGTTTCCAGCTCACCAGTCCAATTCCTCGTCGCACTCTTCCACCGGCGTCTTCATGCCGTCGATGATGGACTCCTTCATGCCAGGAACGGAATGCAGATAGAGGGTCTCTTGCACGGCGCGCCAATCCTCCGCGGCAATCAGCACGGCGCTGTTACGCTTGCCGGTGATCTGGATGGGTTCGTGCGATTCGGCTACGTCATCGAGGAGTTTGTAGAGAAGTTTTCTCGCTTCGGTCGCTGTGATCGTGGGCATGGCTGCCTCCTTTGCGTACG is from Desulfuromonas acetexigens and encodes:
- a CDS encoding type II toxin-antitoxin system Phd/YefM family antitoxin, whose product is MPTITATEARKLLYKLLDDVAESHEPIQITGKRNSAVLIAAEDWRAVQETLYLHSVPGMKESIIDGMKTPVEECDEELDW
- a CDS encoding Txe/YoeB family addiction module toxin, with product MSWKLVYTKQAQKDAKKLSASGLKSKAKQLLDLLAENPLQNPPPYEKLVGDLAGAYSRRINIQHRLVYQVLADIRTVKVLRMWTHYE